A stretch of Mesorhizobium sp. M2A.F.Ca.ET.046.03.2.1 DNA encodes these proteins:
- the coxB gene encoding cytochrome c oxidase subunit II produces the protein MKRLASIAFATAIALFLQGCAGWQSALDPKGPAASELAWLIWFFTGLCAVVWVLVMAALAVPLLMRSRQHAEPLALDAGADSRKLRVVMIAVGLTAVILVGLTLLSFFANRTLAAIGSDAALTIRVTGHQWWWEVRYEDATPSRILTTANEIHIPAGEPVRLLLTSTDVIHSFWVPSLSGKLDLIPGRMNVLDIKADKPGVYRGQCAEFCGAQHANMGTFIIAEPRAKFDAWWNDQLEPAAVPTGDEAKAGENLFLKRPCVMCHKIGGTPAGGTVAPDLTHLASRQTLAAGTLTMSRGNLAAWIADPQGVKPGSHMPVVDLSGDELNAIVAYLEGLK, from the coding sequence GTGAAACGCCTCGCCTCGATTGCGTTCGCCACGGCAATCGCCCTGTTTCTTCAGGGATGCGCAGGCTGGCAATCGGCGCTTGACCCGAAAGGTCCGGCGGCGAGCGAGCTCGCATGGCTGATCTGGTTCTTCACCGGCCTGTGTGCGGTGGTGTGGGTGCTGGTGATGGCCGCCCTTGCCGTGCCGTTGCTGATGCGGTCCCGGCAACATGCCGAGCCGCTTGCGCTGGACGCCGGCGCCGACAGCCGCAAGCTGCGCGTGGTGATGATCGCTGTCGGGCTGACCGCCGTGATCCTGGTCGGTCTGACCTTGCTCAGCTTCTTCGCCAACAGAACCCTTGCCGCGATCGGCTCGGACGCCGCGCTGACCATTCGCGTCACCGGTCATCAATGGTGGTGGGAGGTGCGCTACGAAGACGCCACGCCGAGCCGCATCCTGACCACGGCCAACGAGATCCATATTCCCGCCGGCGAACCCGTGCGGCTTCTTCTCACCTCGACCGACGTCATCCATTCCTTCTGGGTGCCGAGCCTTTCCGGCAAGCTAGACCTCATTCCCGGCCGAATGAATGTGCTCGATATCAAGGCCGACAAGCCCGGTGTCTACCGAGGCCAATGCGCCGAGTTCTGCGGCGCGCAGCACGCGAATATGGGCACCTTCATCATCGCCGAGCCGCGCGCGAAGTTCGATGCCTGGTGGAATGACCAGTTGGAGCCGGCCGCCGTTCCAACAGGCGACGAGGCCAAGGCCGGCGAGAACCTCTTCCTGAAACGCCCCTGCGTGATGTGTCACAAGATCGGCGGCACGCCGGCGGGCGGAACGGTCGCGCCCGATCTCACCCATCTCGCCAGCCGGCAGACGCTCGCGGCCGGAACATTGACGATGAGCCGAGGCAACCTCGCCGCCTGGATCGCTGACCCGCAAGGCGTGAAGCCCGGCTCGCACATGCCGGTGGTCGATCTGAGCGGCGACGAACTCAACGCCATCGTTGCCTATCTCGAGGGGCTGAAATGA
- a CDS encoding c-type cytochrome, with the protein MRPVAALLLLASLALSACQREERDTRPQSALGSGEQPTPVTTLEPGGQRPSPTDNKAASFEANAFHLSEGKRLFGWFNCSGCHANGGGGMGPALMDEKWIYGSSMESIHATIRDGRPNGMPSFRDKIPDDQIWELAAFVRSLSGNAPSSAAPSRNDDMMAHPSENRMPDAATLGKSP; encoded by the coding sequence ATGAGACCGGTTGCCGCGCTGCTCCTGCTCGCGTCGCTGGCCCTTTCTGCCTGCCAGCGCGAGGAACGGGACACACGTCCGCAATCGGCGCTCGGCTCCGGCGAGCAGCCGACTCCGGTGACAACGCTGGAACCCGGCGGGCAGCGCCCCTCCCCCACGGACAACAAGGCGGCGAGCTTCGAGGCCAATGCCTTTCATCTGAGCGAAGGCAAGCGCCTGTTCGGCTGGTTCAACTGTTCGGGATGCCATGCCAATGGCGGCGGCGGCATGGGCCCAGCGCTGATGGACGAAAAGTGGATCTATGGCAGCTCGATGGAGAGTATCCATGCCACGATCCGCGACGGCCGCCCGAACGGCATGCCGAGCTTCCGCGACAAGATCCCCGACGACCAGATCTGGGAGCTTGCGGCCTTCGTTCGCTCGCTTAGCGGCAACGCGCCCTCCTCCGCCGCGCCGTCGCGCAATGACGACATGATGGCGCATCCGTCCGAAAACCGCATGCCGGATGCCGCCACGCTGGGGAAGTCGCCGTGA
- a CDS encoding substrate-binding domain-containing protein: MALGIAAVALLLLPATAGPRELRVCADPNNLPFSNAAGQGFENRIAQIIADDLGAKLTYTWWAQRRGFVRNTLKAGLCDLVPGTPANLEMLRTTTPYYRSSYVFVTRQDSPDVTSFNDPRLRDLRIGVQLIGDDGANSPPVQALGRRGIVGHLIGYPVYGDYSAPNPPARIVDAVASGEIDVAVVWGPLAGYFAQKQRVPLRITPVTPRIDGPQLPMIYDISMGVRREDDALRGDVNSALARHKAEIDALLGQYAVPRLDASGRPVR; the protein is encoded by the coding sequence ATGGCGCTCGGCATCGCCGCGGTCGCCTTGCTGCTCTTGCCGGCGACGGCCGGCCCTCGTGAGCTCAGGGTCTGCGCCGACCCGAATAACTTGCCCTTTTCCAACGCGGCCGGCCAGGGCTTCGAAAACAGGATCGCGCAAATCATCGCCGACGATCTCGGGGCCAAGCTGACCTATACCTGGTGGGCGCAGCGCCGCGGCTTCGTGCGCAACACGCTAAAGGCGGGACTGTGCGACCTCGTGCCCGGCACGCCTGCCAATCTCGAAATGCTGCGCACCACCACGCCCTATTATCGGTCGTCCTATGTCTTCGTGACGCGCCAGGACAGCCCGGACGTGACCTCCTTCAACGACCCGCGGCTGCGCGACTTGCGCATCGGCGTTCAACTCATCGGCGACGACGGCGCCAACTCGCCTCCTGTCCAGGCGCTTGGCCGCCGCGGCATCGTCGGGCACCTCATCGGCTACCCCGTCTATGGCGATTACTCCGCTCCCAATCCGCCCGCGCGCATCGTCGACGCGGTGGCGAGCGGCGAGATCGACGTCGCCGTGGTGTGGGGTCCGCTTGCCGGCTATTTCGCCCAGAAGCAGAGGGTGCCGCTACGCATCACGCCCGTCACGCCGCGCATAGACGGACCGCAACTGCCCATGATTTACGATATCTCTATGGGCGTTCGGCGTGAGGACGATGCGCTGCGTGGTGATGTGAACAGCGCTCTCGCCAGGCACAAGGCCGAAATAGACGCCCTGCTGGGTCAATATGCTGTGCCGCGCCTCGACGCCTCCGGGAGGCCTGTGCGATGA
- a CDS encoding methanol/ethanol family PQQ-dependent dehydrogenase translates to MKQAHPARSRDHASLAGYPSALRRYSPSIFPTLLLACATLLMAASQPPPAPAISPPAAAAPPDDGQWTMPAKNYASTRFSELAEINEGNVKNLQVAFTFSTGVNKGQEAAPLVVGNTMYIVTPFPNIVYALDLSKPGAPIKWKYEPNPEPAAQGVACCDVVNRGAAFADGRVFFNTLDGHTIALDANSGQPIWNAHIGNINIGETITMAPLVVKGKVLVGNSGGEMGVRGWVKALDAGDGHVVWTAYNTGPDKDVLIGPDFKPHYDMDKGKDLGVTTWPPEAWKIGGGNMWGWISYDPDLNLIFHGTGNPGPWNPDLRPGDNKWTSGIFARDPDTGAAKWFYQWTPHDLHDYDGINEQVLLDMNWQGKPRKVLVRPERNGYLYVLDRATGEVLSAKPYGPVNSSKGVDLKTGRLMENPDKLTGTGKVIRDICPTASGLKDWQPSAFSPRTGLLYIPHNNLCMDEEGVEVNYIAGTPYVGMNVRMIPGPGGNRGAFTAWDIAAEKPAWSLKENFPVWSGAVVTAGDVVFYGTMEGWFKAVSAKTGDLLWQFKTSSGIIGQPITYRGPDGHQYVAVLSGVGGWAGAIVSGDLDPRDATAALGFVNAMKDLKNATTAGGTLYVFRLP, encoded by the coding sequence ATGAAGCAAGCGCACCCAGCACGATCCAGGGATCACGCCTCACTGGCCGGCTACCCGTCGGCACTCCGAAGATATTCTCCAAGCATCTTTCCGACCCTGCTGCTGGCCTGCGCTACGTTGCTGATGGCCGCTTCACAGCCTCCGCCAGCACCGGCGATTTCTCCGCCTGCCGCGGCCGCGCCGCCCGATGACGGGCAATGGACGATGCCGGCCAAGAACTACGCCTCGACGCGCTTTAGCGAGCTCGCGGAAATCAACGAAGGCAACGTCAAGAACCTGCAGGTCGCCTTCACCTTCTCGACCGGAGTGAACAAGGGCCAGGAAGCGGCGCCGCTGGTCGTCGGCAACACGATGTATATCGTCACGCCCTTTCCGAACATCGTCTACGCGCTCGACCTCTCCAAGCCCGGCGCGCCGATAAAATGGAAATACGAGCCCAACCCCGAGCCGGCCGCGCAAGGGGTCGCGTGCTGCGACGTCGTCAACCGCGGCGCAGCCTTCGCGGACGGGCGCGTCTTCTTCAACACGCTGGACGGCCACACCATCGCGCTCGACGCGAACAGCGGCCAGCCGATCTGGAACGCTCATATCGGCAACATCAATATCGGCGAGACCATCACCATGGCGCCGCTCGTGGTGAAAGGCAAAGTGCTGGTCGGCAATTCCGGTGGCGAGATGGGCGTGCGCGGCTGGGTCAAGGCGCTCGACGCCGGCGACGGTCATGTCGTGTGGACGGCTTACAATACCGGGCCCGACAAGGACGTGCTGATCGGCCCGGACTTCAAGCCGCATTACGACATGGACAAGGGCAAGGACCTTGGCGTCACGACATGGCCGCCGGAGGCGTGGAAGATCGGCGGCGGCAACATGTGGGGCTGGATTTCCTACGATCCCGACCTCAACCTGATCTTCCACGGCACCGGTAATCCCGGCCCGTGGAATCCCGACCTGCGGCCTGGCGACAACAAATGGACATCGGGAATCTTCGCGCGCGACCCCGACACCGGAGCGGCGAAATGGTTCTATCAATGGACCCCGCACGATCTCCACGATTATGACGGCATCAATGAGCAGGTCCTGCTCGACATGAACTGGCAGGGCAAGCCGCGCAAGGTGCTGGTCCGCCCGGAACGCAACGGCTATCTCTACGTGCTTGATCGCGCCACCGGCGAGGTCCTGTCTGCAAAACCTTATGGCCCCGTCAATTCCAGCAAGGGCGTCGATCTCAAGACTGGCAGATTGATGGAAAATCCGGACAAGCTGACGGGTACCGGCAAGGTCATCCGCGACATCTGTCCGACCGCCTCGGGCCTCAAGGACTGGCAGCCTTCGGCCTTTTCGCCGAGGACCGGCCTGCTCTACATCCCGCACAACAATCTGTGCATGGACGAAGAAGGCGTCGAGGTGAACTACATCGCCGGCACGCCTTATGTCGGAATGAACGTGCGCATGATTCCCGGGCCGGGCGGCAACCGCGGCGCCTTCACCGCCTGGGATATCGCCGCCGAGAAACCAGCCTGGAGCCTCAAGGAGAATTTCCCGGTGTGGAGCGGTGCGGTCGTGACCGCTGGCGACGTGGTTTTCTATGGGACGATGGAAGGCTGGTTCAAGGCGGTGAGCGCCAAGACCGGCGACCTGCTCTGGCAGTTCAAGACCTCGTCCGGCATCATCGGTCAACCCATCACCTATCGTGGCCCGGATGGCCACCAATATGTCGCCGTTTTGTCCGGCGTCGGCGGCTGGGCCGGCGCCATCGTTTCGGGCGACCTCGACCCGCGCGATGCCACCGCCGCGCTCGGTTTCGTCAATGCGATGAAGGACCTGAAGAACGCGACCACGGCGGGAGGCACGCTTTATGTGTTCCGTCTGCCCTGA
- a CDS encoding heme-binding protein, with translation MQQGTARAQAPCPADHDKLLSALKANVKASGGPANGGFETNEWAAIVARDGTVCAVAFSGPTVDAQWPGSRLIAAEKANTANGLSLANMALSTANLFAGVQPGGPLFGLQATNPVNEAAAYAGDPKTFGSASDPLIGKPIGGVVVFGGGLALYDGKTIVGGLGVSGDSSCADHNIAWRVRAALGFDKVPAGVNPNRKDAIIYDLDPGGKSASGWGHPLCAGHEADIAAEIGSGVGGSTPK, from the coding sequence ATGCAGCAAGGCACTGCTCGGGCCCAGGCGCCCTGCCCGGCCGATCACGACAAGCTGCTCTCGGCCTTGAAGGCCAATGTCAAGGCGAGCGGCGGCCCCGCGAATGGCGGCTTCGAGACCAATGAATGGGCAGCGATCGTAGCTCGCGACGGCACCGTCTGCGCGGTCGCCTTCAGTGGACCCACGGTTGATGCGCAGTGGCCGGGCAGCCGGTTAATCGCGGCCGAGAAAGCGAACACGGCCAATGGGCTTAGCCTTGCGAACATGGCGCTTTCGACAGCCAACCTCTTTGCCGGGGTGCAGCCCGGTGGGCCGCTGTTCGGCCTGCAGGCGACCAACCCCGTCAACGAAGCAGCGGCTTACGCAGGCGACCCCAAGACGTTTGGCAGCGCCAGTGACCCGCTGATCGGCAAGCCGATCGGAGGCGTCGTCGTGTTTGGCGGGGGCCTGGCACTTTACGACGGCAAAACAATTGTCGGCGGCCTCGGTGTCAGTGGCGATTCCTCCTGCGCCGATCACAATATCGCCTGGCGCGTGCGCGCAGCCCTTGGCTTCGACAAGGTCCCGGCGGGCGTCAATCCCAACCGAAAGGACGCCATCATCTACGATCTCGATCCCGGCGGGAAAAGCGCCTCCGGCTGGGGGCATCCGCTTTGTGCCGGCCACGAGGCCGACATCGCGGCGGAAATCGGTTCCGGCGTCGGAGGTTCGACGCCCAAATGA
- a CDS encoding helix-turn-helix transcriptional regulator gives MAARTLLNWPRVRLGAKCDLSEASIREFERGGRVPSAEKLLAMRQVLQAAGVAFFGQDSSGKPVVRLHTSKAPHATNLAGGEAGIIGNSEM, from the coding sequence ATGGCCGCCCGAACCTTGTTGAACTGGCCGCGGGTGCGGCTTGGGGCAAAATGCGACTTGAGCGAAGCGAGCATTCGCGAATTCGAGCGCGGAGGTCGGGTGCCCTCGGCGGAAAAACTGCTTGCCATGCGCCAGGTATTGCAGGCCGCCGGCGTCGCGTTCTTTGGACAGGACAGCTCCGGCAAGCCTGTCGTGCGCTTGCACACTTCGAAAGCTCCGCACGCCACCAATCTCGCCGGGGGCGAAGCCGGGATAATCGGCAACAGCGAAATGTGA
- a CDS encoding winged helix-turn-helix domain-containing protein — MRIGSRALGILVAMAERAGEVVSKRELFDIVWPNTAVEESSLRVHVAALRKALGDGEGDNRYIATIPGRGYRFVAPVATTGEPVPRQIDAAARPRSDGKVVAGIRIFGRDDFVASLNALLCERRLVSVVGPGGMGKTSVALAVTESVATRYSDGAYIVELARLVDPRLVPTALATALGKPVRSKDATPELLEFLQNKHMLIVLDNCEHLIDAAAELAERITQNTSQVSVLATSREPLRALGETVARLPSLEFPTRLEGLTTAEALSFPATQLFVDRAKATRSDFELDDSTVPFAADICRRLDGIPLAIELAAGRVDAFGMRELASLLDERFRVLNRGRRTALPRQQTLSATFDWSYELLSESEQTVLRRLSVFVGAVTMTPAVAVAAGSDHSSSDTAAVIAGLVSKSLVAADTSGTVTQYRLLESTRSYAREKLTEAGESSASARRHASYYAALLDRAHSEFFSRPLAEWMAEYSSCIDNVHVAIDWALSPDGDGDVGVALTANAVPLWTRLTLLEECRTRVERALSVLSPDVARGGKREMQLFAAFAAASTLTKGPGPESELAWSATLQIAERIGDIDYQLRALWGTWIGHHTGESQARALEAARKFRDVAALSSDVADPVVGDRIIGTVLWAQGELQAARSTMEQVLRSYVAPSDRSHLIRFQFDQRVTAYSALSLTLWLQGLPEQAMKIVETSAQLAQNLAHDPSIFHATALSGCRVALLAGDRPSADRLLALLQGAVARQVSYGVWIRAYRGEIMIRDGDPEAGSRLLEVALTELPKAAFHAHYASLRAALAQGLAAAGRADDAATVIEHALALAERSGDVWYFPELLRVKGEFLAARRAPDAAEETFLLSLDWARRQGALAWELRTGISLARLLAEQGRIAVAHAFLSELRAKFTEGFETVDLVEAAQLLTRLEDSRRADTDEIETDKSTRGKLL; from the coding sequence GTGCGGATTGGTAGCCGCGCCTTGGGGATCCTTGTCGCGATGGCCGAACGAGCTGGCGAAGTCGTCAGCAAGAGGGAGCTGTTCGATATCGTTTGGCCCAACACGGCTGTCGAGGAGAGTAGTCTCAGGGTCCATGTCGCTGCCCTGCGTAAAGCGCTTGGCGACGGCGAAGGCGATAACCGGTACATCGCCACCATTCCCGGCCGTGGCTATCGCTTCGTCGCGCCAGTCGCAACAACCGGAGAGCCGGTGCCTCGCCAAATAGACGCCGCCGCACGACCGCGAAGCGACGGGAAAGTGGTCGCCGGAATTCGCATCTTCGGCCGTGACGACTTCGTGGCCTCGCTGAACGCCCTTTTGTGCGAACGGCGCCTTGTCAGCGTGGTCGGTCCGGGAGGAATGGGGAAGACGTCCGTCGCACTGGCTGTCACGGAATCTGTCGCGACGCGTTACTCCGATGGGGCATATATTGTCGAACTTGCGCGCTTGGTTGACCCACGACTCGTCCCTACTGCGCTCGCCACGGCACTGGGCAAGCCGGTCCGCTCCAAAGACGCGACCCCCGAGCTTCTCGAGTTCCTCCAGAATAAACACATGCTGATCGTGCTCGATAATTGTGAGCATCTTATCGACGCGGCGGCTGAACTGGCAGAACGGATCACCCAAAACACGTCACAAGTCAGCGTCCTGGCCACGAGCCGCGAGCCCCTTCGCGCTCTCGGCGAGACCGTGGCACGATTGCCGTCGCTCGAGTTCCCGACCCGGCTGGAAGGCCTCACGACGGCCGAGGCGCTCAGCTTTCCGGCCACGCAACTCTTTGTCGATCGTGCGAAGGCGACGCGAAGCGATTTCGAACTCGATGATTCGACGGTGCCATTTGCCGCCGACATATGTCGTCGCCTCGACGGAATTCCGCTTGCTATCGAGCTCGCGGCTGGCCGAGTCGATGCATTTGGCATGCGAGAACTTGCATCTTTGTTAGACGAACGATTTCGCGTGCTGAACCGCGGCAGGCGAACGGCGCTACCGCGTCAGCAGACCTTGAGCGCAACTTTTGATTGGAGCTATGAACTGCTGTCGGAAAGCGAGCAAACCGTCCTGAGGCGTCTGTCGGTCTTCGTCGGAGCCGTGACGATGACGCCGGCGGTTGCCGTTGCGGCCGGCAGCGACCATTCCTCGTCCGATACGGCGGCTGTGATTGCAGGCCTGGTATCGAAGTCGCTGGTGGCAGCCGACACCAGCGGTACGGTGACCCAATACAGGTTGCTAGAATCGACTCGAAGCTACGCTCGCGAGAAGTTGACCGAGGCAGGCGAAAGCTCCGCCTCGGCGCGTCGCCACGCATCCTACTACGCCGCGCTTCTTGATCGGGCGCATTCCGAGTTTTTCAGCAGGCCGCTAGCCGAGTGGATGGCCGAGTACAGCAGCTGCATCGACAACGTCCACGTTGCCATTGATTGGGCTCTATCGCCTGATGGCGACGGTGATGTCGGCGTGGCGCTCACTGCCAACGCCGTTCCGCTGTGGACTCGCCTGACCCTCCTCGAGGAATGCCGAACTCGCGTCGAACGCGCTCTCTCAGTCTTGAGTCCCGATGTCGCTCGCGGAGGCAAGCGCGAGATGCAGCTCTTCGCAGCATTTGCGGCGGCCTCGACCCTTACCAAGGGGCCGGGACCGGAATCGGAACTGGCCTGGTCAGCGACGCTCCAAATCGCTGAGCGGATCGGCGACATCGACTATCAGCTCCGTGCACTATGGGGCACCTGGATTGGCCATCACACCGGCGAGAGCCAGGCTAGGGCCCTCGAGGCGGCGCGCAAGTTCAGGGACGTCGCGGCGCTGTCGTCGGATGTTGCCGATCCCGTCGTGGGCGATCGGATCATTGGAACGGTCCTCTGGGCTCAGGGAGAACTGCAGGCCGCTCGCAGCACGATGGAACAGGTCCTTCGCTCATATGTGGCTCCGTCCGATCGTTCGCACCTGATCCGCTTCCAATTCGATCAACGGGTCACGGCCTATTCGGCATTGTCTCTGACGCTTTGGCTTCAGGGTTTGCCCGAGCAGGCAATGAAAATAGTCGAGACCAGTGCGCAACTGGCACAAAACCTTGCCCACGATCCTTCGATATTTCATGCGACCGCATTGTCGGGTTGCCGGGTCGCGCTCCTGGCGGGCGACAGGCCTTCCGCCGATAGGCTGCTGGCCTTGCTGCAGGGTGCGGTAGCGCGGCAAGTCAGCTACGGCGTCTGGATTCGAGCCTACCGGGGCGAGATCATGATCCGCGACGGCGATCCTGAAGCTGGTTCGCGTTTATTGGAGGTGGCTCTCACCGAGCTCCCAAAAGCGGCCTTTCACGCTCACTACGCGTCGCTTCGGGCCGCCCTGGCGCAGGGTCTCGCCGCTGCGGGCCGGGCTGATGATGCGGCGACAGTGATCGAGCATGCACTCGCACTCGCCGAACGCTCGGGGGACGTTTGGTATTTTCCGGAGTTGCTGCGCGTCAAAGGCGAGTTTTTGGCCGCACGACGGGCACCCGATGCGGCCGAGGAGACTTTTCTACTTTCCCTGGACTGGGCCCGGCGGCAAGGGGCGCTTGCCTGGGAGCTCCGCACGGGCATCAGCCTGGCGCGTCTTTTGGCGGAACAGGGCAGGATCGCTGTGGCGCACGCGTTCCTGTCTGAGTTGCGGGCAAAATTCACGGAGGGATTCGAGACGGTCGATCTCGTCGAAGCCGCACAGCTGCTCACGCGGCTAGAAGACAGTCGACGGGCCGATACTGATGAGATTGAGACCGACAAGAGCACCCGAGGGAAACTGCTGTAA
- a CDS encoding NAD(P)-binding domain-containing protein, with amino-acid sequence MPLRPSQSSLPDVEYARIGIIGCGRLGSAIARLAVGAGMVAVVSNKGGRSTLQDFARELGDLAVAASVTEAAQEEIVVLAVPWSQLAVALLEVPDWDGRIVIDATNPDMPTAALPDFLARNSSEIVSHLVPGARLVKAFNTLPPQLLLMSPEAATGRRVIFFSGDHARAKAVIGRMIAHLGLAGIDLGRLSEGGRLQQFPSGALVGLNLISIGPSTVF; translated from the coding sequence ATGCCCCTCCGACCATCTCAGAGCAGTCTTCCCGATGTCGAGTATGCCAGGATCGGCATCATTGGCTGTGGGCGGCTCGGCTCAGCCATCGCGCGCCTCGCAGTGGGGGCCGGCATGGTGGCGGTTGTCAGCAACAAAGGAGGAAGGTCAACCCTTCAAGATTTTGCAAGGGAACTCGGGGACCTAGCCGTCGCCGCTAGCGTGACCGAGGCGGCGCAAGAAGAAATCGTCGTGCTCGCCGTACCATGGTCCCAGCTTGCCGTGGCGCTACTGGAAGTGCCCGATTGGGACGGCAGGATCGTGATCGATGCAACGAACCCCGACATGCCTACCGCCGCACTCCCCGATTTCCTGGCCAGGAACTCCAGCGAGATTGTATCCCACCTCGTCCCGGGCGCACGACTGGTAAAGGCCTTCAACACGCTGCCGCCTCAGTTGCTGCTGATGTCCCCGGAGGCGGCGACTGGACGGCGTGTCATCTTCTTTTCTGGCGACCATGCGCGTGCCAAGGCGGTGATCGGCAGGATGATCGCGCATCTGGGCCTGGCCGGCATCGATCTCGGCCGACTCTCCGAAGGCGGCAGGTTACAGCAGTTTCCCTCGGGTGCTCTTGTCGGTCTCAATCTCATCAGTATCGGCCCGTCGACTGTCTTCTAG
- a CDS encoding DJ-1/PfpI family protein, translated as MNVEATSAAIFHIDSLAGLARPTYRPLTDLKRCPPPSAGGQVHLRHAMEDNVSKGKVLILGSNATRIEVKGGRWGATGQYLNETVVPAMAVIDAGYEVVLATPNGEKPVIDKASDAPAHFGGDKEAYDRAKAFYADHPSMTPRMLRSVIEEGLDNYAGVFAPGGQAPVVDLMQDQDVGDVLRHFHEKAKPTALLCHGPISAVAAMPYAREFRAALIAGDPDKAAEWAKGWQYAGYKMTIFSSTEEKVIEDNILHAKIYFHMPYALTLAGANVTTTPVDFDPYVVEDRELITGQNPRSDHPIGAALIAALDRQCEGKRAA; from the coding sequence GTGAACGTCGAAGCAACTAGCGCAGCAATTTTTCACATCGATTCACTCGCCGGCTTAGCCCGCCCAACCTATCGTCCACTTACCGACCTGAAACGGTGCCCTCCACCGAGCGCTGGAGGCCAAGTCCACCTACGACACGCAATGGAGGACAATGTGAGCAAAGGAAAAGTGCTTATTCTCGGGTCCAATGCGACCAGGATCGAGGTTAAGGGCGGCCGGTGGGGCGCTACAGGACAGTACCTCAATGAGACGGTCGTTCCAGCAATGGCCGTCATCGATGCCGGCTATGAGGTCGTGCTCGCGACGCCGAATGGCGAAAAACCGGTAATCGACAAGGCTTCTGATGCGCCGGCGCATTTCGGCGGCGACAAGGAGGCGTACGATCGCGCCAAGGCCTTCTACGCCGACCATCCATCGATGACGCCGCGAATGCTCCGGTCGGTAATCGAAGAAGGGCTGGACAACTACGCCGGTGTGTTCGCTCCGGGTGGGCAGGCCCCGGTCGTCGACCTCATGCAGGATCAGGACGTCGGCGATGTGCTCCGCCATTTTCATGAGAAGGCGAAGCCCACGGCCCTGCTTTGCCACGGACCCATATCAGCGGTCGCCGCGATGCCCTACGCACGCGAGTTTCGCGCGGCTTTGATTGCCGGAGATCCGGACAAGGCGGCAGAGTGGGCCAAAGGCTGGCAGTATGCGGGCTACAAGATGACGATATTCTCTTCGACCGAAGAGAAGGTGATCGAGGACAACATCTTGCACGCGAAAATCTATTTCCACATGCCTTACGCGCTGACGCTTGCAGGCGCCAACGTGACCACAACTCCGGTCGATTTCGATCCCTATGTGGTCGAGGATCGCGAACTGATCACGGGCCAGAACCCGCGTTCGGATCATCCGATAGGTGCAGCGCTGATCGCTGCGCTCGACCGCCAGTGCGAAGGCAAGCGCGCCGCCTGA
- a CDS encoding putative quinol monooxygenase — MSTGVKIVGILTAWPGKAAELQRLLCATRVSSRTEPGNMRWDIWRDRANPDRFILDELYSDDTALNVHRETPHFKNYAKKIGDLAERTPIVLDPVDVT; from the coding sequence ATGTCGACCGGTGTCAAGATCGTGGGAATCCTTACCGCTTGGCCAGGCAAGGCCGCAGAGCTCCAGCGGCTCCTATGCGCCACACGAGTATCCAGCCGGACGGAGCCCGGCAATATGAGATGGGACATCTGGCGCGACCGTGCCAATCCGGACCGCTTCATACTTGACGAGCTCTACTCAGACGACACCGCGCTTAACGTCCATCGCGAGACGCCGCACTTCAAGAACTATGCAAAGAAGATCGGCGATCTGGCCGAACGAACACCGATCGTTCTCGATCCGGTCGACGTCACATGA